In the genome of Gemmatimonadota bacterium, one region contains:
- a CDS encoding MBL fold metallo-hydrolase, producing the protein MARATLRTGLLNVSMAALLTIPALVPESASAQDAPSFETTRIDDGIYAFRWNFHNAFFVVAPEGVVVVDPISEDAARQLAEEIRAVAPDAALRAIVYSHDHADHATGANALRAALDSDAPIIAHEAAAPKLAARNDPALPVPDITYREILTLGSAERSVELHFLGRSHSDNMTIVLVPEQRVAFAVDFVSHDRVGFRELPDYHFPEFFETLGRLPDLEFDTVVFGHGPAGDRSSIERQIAYYGDLREAVEAAVEEGLSEDETAARVRLEAYADWGQFEDWGPLNVRALHRWASSR; encoded by the coding sequence GTGGCACGCGCTACGCTCAGAACCGGCCTGCTCAACGTCTCGATGGCGGCGCTCCTGACGATCCCGGCGCTCGTCCCGGAGTCGGCGTCCGCGCAGGATGCCCCGAGCTTCGAGACGACCCGCATCGACGACGGCATCTACGCCTTCCGCTGGAACTTCCACAACGCCTTCTTCGTGGTGGCGCCGGAGGGCGTGGTTGTGGTCGATCCGATTTCGGAGGACGCCGCCCGGCAACTAGCCGAGGAGATCCGCGCCGTGGCTCCCGACGCCGCCCTGCGCGCAATCGTCTACAGCCACGATCACGCCGACCACGCCACCGGCGCGAACGCCCTGCGGGCGGCGCTGGACAGCGACGCGCCGATCATAGCGCACGAGGCCGCGGCCCCCAAGCTGGCCGCTCGCAACGACCCGGCGCTTCCGGTGCCCGACATCACCTACCGCGAGATCCTGACTCTTGGCTCGGCCGAACGATCCGTCGAGCTCCACTTCCTGGGCAGGAGCCACAGCGACAACATGACCATCGTGCTCGTCCCCGAGCAGCGCGTCGCGTTCGCCGTCGACTTCGTGTCGCACGACCGCGTCGGCTTCCGCGAGCTTCCGGACTATCACTTCCCGGAGTTTTTCGAGACGCTGGGGCGACTCCCCGACCTGGAGTTCGATACCGTCGTGTTTGGCCACGGTCCCGCCGGAGACCGCTCCAGCATCGAGCGGCAGATAGCCTATTACGGAGACTTGCGGGAAGCCGTCGAAGCGGCTGTCGAAGAGGGCCTGAGCGAGGACGAAACGGCGGCGCGAGTCCGGCTCGAGGCGTACGCGGACTGGGGCCAGTTCGAGGACTGGGGACCGCTCAACGTGCGCGCGCTTCATCGGTGGGCGAGCAGCCGCTAG
- a CDS encoding GNAT family N-acetyltransferase: MRLRDASLEDLRVLTAINNANAQELSYETVAGVRWYLSAAPYFRVAVDDDGALGGMLIGFRRGDDYHSENLAWFEARDEEDFAYVDRVVVSPDHRGRGLGRRFYEDFEGWARQRGIPRLTCEVNTEPLNEGSLAFHERMGWRGLEERLTGYGPRVLMMEKRLT; the protein is encoded by the coding sequence GTGCGCCTGCGCGACGCCTCCCTGGAGGACCTGCGCGTGCTCACGGCGATCAACAACGCCAACGCGCAGGAGTTGAGCTACGAGACGGTGGCCGGCGTGCGTTGGTACCTGTCCGCCGCGCCCTACTTTCGCGTGGCGGTCGATGACGACGGGGCGCTCGGCGGAATGCTGATCGGCTTTCGCCGCGGAGACGACTACCACAGCGAGAACCTGGCCTGGTTCGAGGCGCGGGACGAGGAGGACTTCGCGTACGTCGACCGAGTCGTAGTCTCGCCGGACCACAGGGGACGCGGGCTGGGCCGGCGCTTCTACGAGGACTTCGAGGGTTGGGCGCGGCAGAGGGGTATCCCGCGCCTGACCTGCGAGGTCAACACGGAGCCGCTCAACGAGGGCTCGCTGGCGTTTCACGAGAGAATGGGTTGGCGGGGGCTGGAGGAACGCCTGACCGGCTACGGCCCGCGGGTCCTCATGATGGAGAAGCGTCTGACGTGA
- a CDS encoding exodeoxyribonuclease III: MSRLSVATWNVNGVRAREVQFHAWLDVASPDVVCLQEIKAAPSVLSERLRDLDGYWNVWHGTGGYSGVSLHLRKERFPDRPEFSHPAFDIETRIATASAGGIEFASIYVPNGGKDFEAKLWFLGALREYAAALRDEGRSALLCGDLNVALTDADLHPKEQRKKDQIGTRPEERDLLGSVIEQGLVDVGRSLDPDNDRLYTWWAPWRSLRERNIGWRIDYVLASEALYERVVGCEVQADVGTSDHAPVLATFEV, encoded by the coding sequence GTGAGCCGGCTGAGTGTCGCCACCTGGAACGTCAACGGCGTGCGTGCGCGCGAGGTCCAGTTCCACGCGTGGCTGGACGTCGCCTCTCCGGACGTCGTTTGCCTCCAGGAGATCAAGGCGGCGCCCTCGGTGCTCTCCGAGCGGCTTCGTGATCTGGACGGCTACTGGAACGTGTGGCACGGTACGGGCGGCTACTCGGGCGTGTCTCTGCACCTGCGCAAGGAGCGCTTTCCGGACCGCCCCGAGTTCTCCCACCCCGCGTTCGACATCGAGACGCGCATCGCCACCGCCAGCGCGGGCGGGATCGAGTTCGCGTCGATCTACGTGCCCAACGGCGGCAAGGACTTCGAGGCCAAGCTGTGGTTCCTGGGCGCGCTGAGGGAGTACGCGGCCGCGCTGCGAGACGAGGGCCGTTCAGCGCTCCTGTGCGGCGACCTCAACGTGGCGCTCACGGACGCCGACCTGCACCCCAAGGAGCAGCGCAAGAAGGACCAGATCGGCACCCGCCCGGAGGAAAGGGACCTGCTCGGCTCGGTGATCGAGCAGGGGTTGGTGGACGTGGGCCGCTCGCTGGACCCCGACAACGACCGGCTCTACACCTGGTGGGCTCCGTGGCGGAGCCTGCGTGAGCGCAACATCGGCTGGCGCATCGACTACGTGCTCGCCAGCGAGGCGCTGTACGAGCGCGTCGTGGGCTGCGAGGTCCAGGCGGACGTGGGCACCAGCGACCACGCTCCCGTGCTCGCTACGTTCGAGGTGTAG
- a CDS encoding efflux RND transporter permease subunit encodes MIFRRNDKANGHGGPEPSEQHAHALGGQPDDPERLSRFKEFFLTSVALRHRTSALVLLVIIGVLGLLSYRALPRESNPDITIPFIAVNTIYTGASPSDVEQLVTRVIEEDLNTIADIKELTSTSIEGYSSITAEFDADLDVEDALAQVREKVDLARPDLPDDAEEPAVVEFNLSEQPIMQVNVSGQYGAAQLRNVGEALQDKLEQIPSILEVVLRGDLEREVSVDIDLAKLKAYDVAFQDVIDAIRSENVNIPGGSVDVGPMKYLVRVDGEFDDPAGLSDIVVLERAGQPIYLRDIATVEFDYKERDSYARLDGASVVTLDVIKRTGENIIQTSDAVKIAIDEMLPAFPASTSIKVTSDASEDIHMMVSSLENNIISGLILIVGVLLFFLGMRTSFFVGISIPLSMFLSFILLRAMGQTLNMVVLFSLILALGMLVDNAIVVVENIYRYMEQGWERSVAARKAVGEVAVPVIAATATTVAAFAPLLFWPGIVGEFMGFLPRTLIITLSSSLFVALVIIPVLCALFLRVDAVHDHSPREVRPLRPAARWTLIGAGALFAAIVFLVNPIAAVLLASTVAGLFLLHHAFLKHATRWFQEHALPLLVEWYEDRLRWALDHRVKIVLGTMGVFVVTLVAFRAFSAGVVYFPEDIPPDQIIVQVDAPTGTAAGFTNSVAERLEGRLRDVPGVTVDEESVVSTIGGGGRGGGGQDAGTIRVSLIDYQDREYDAFETMSQLEAALVRGIAGADVTVTKPQNGPSTGGKPISLEIVGPDPEVLERLADDAMALIEASPVAVKLQGLENDLDQSRPELRVEIDRARAGLYGLSTGEVGNAIRMAVQGIEASKFRTPDDEYDIVVRLAEEDRADLESLRNLTVDADGQQIPLTSLATWSVQDGYGAVLRKDLDRVASINSDVAAGQNTNAVLAEVRGVVSDFSADLPAGYSLRFGGQSEDQAEASAFLTTAFFFALALIALILISQFNSVIKPFIILTSVIMSTVGVLVGLMIFRMPFGIIMTGVGVISLAGIVVNNAIILIDYIDILREREGMDRREALVVGGKTRFRPVVLTAITTALGLVPLAIGLNFDFFGLYGSLSPEMYWGGIQAKWWGPMAVAVIVGILFATFLTLVLVPVMYSITDDLADWFRGHYTYADEVDATGTGGSGGQADEEYDRRPAGEREPEAEQVPVLARTQLRPGEA; translated from the coding sequence ATGATCTTCAGGCGAAACGACAAGGCGAACGGGCACGGTGGGCCCGAGCCGTCCGAGCAGCACGCGCACGCTCTGGGCGGTCAGCCGGACGATCCGGAGCGGCTGTCCAGGTTCAAGGAGTTCTTCCTGACGAGCGTGGCGCTCCGGCATCGGACGAGCGCGCTCGTGCTCCTGGTGATCATCGGCGTGTTGGGTCTGCTTTCGTACAGGGCGCTGCCGCGCGAGTCCAACCCGGACATCACGATCCCGTTCATCGCCGTCAACACGATCTACACGGGCGCGTCGCCCTCCGACGTGGAGCAGCTCGTCACGCGCGTGATCGAGGAGGACCTCAACACGATCGCGGACATCAAGGAGCTCACGTCCACGTCCATCGAGGGCTACTCGAGCATCACCGCCGAATTCGACGCGGACCTGGACGTCGAGGACGCGCTCGCGCAGGTGCGCGAAAAGGTGGATCTGGCGCGGCCCGATCTGCCGGACGACGCGGAGGAGCCGGCCGTCGTCGAGTTCAACCTGTCCGAGCAGCCGATCATGCAGGTGAACGTGTCGGGCCAGTACGGCGCGGCGCAGCTGCGGAATGTGGGCGAGGCGCTGCAGGACAAGCTGGAGCAGATCCCTTCCATTCTCGAGGTGGTGCTGCGAGGCGACCTCGAACGGGAGGTGTCGGTCGACATCGACCTGGCCAAGCTCAAGGCCTACGACGTAGCCTTCCAGGACGTGATCGACGCGATTCGCTCCGAGAACGTGAACATCCCGGGCGGCAGCGTGGATGTCGGCCCCATGAAGTACCTCGTGCGCGTGGACGGGGAGTTCGACGACCCCGCGGGCCTGTCTGACATCGTCGTGCTGGAGAGGGCCGGGCAGCCGATCTACCTGCGCGACATCGCCACAGTGGAGTTCGACTACAAGGAGCGCGACAGCTACGCGCGCCTGGACGGCGCGTCGGTGGTCACGCTGGACGTCATCAAGCGGACCGGCGAGAACATCATCCAGACGTCGGACGCGGTCAAGATCGCGATCGACGAGATGCTGCCCGCTTTCCCGGCGAGCACCAGCATCAAGGTGACCTCGGACGCATCCGAGGACATCCACATGATGGTGAGCAGCCTGGAGAACAACATCATCTCCGGGCTCATCCTGATCGTCGGGGTGCTGCTGTTCTTCCTGGGGATGCGCACGTCGTTCTTCGTCGGCATATCCATCCCGCTGTCCATGTTCCTGTCCTTCATCCTGCTGCGGGCGATGGGGCAGACGCTGAACATGGTCGTGCTGTTCTCGCTCATCCTCGCGCTGGGGATGCTGGTGGACAACGCGATCGTCGTGGTGGAGAACATCTACCGCTACATGGAGCAGGGCTGGGAGCGCAGCGTCGCCGCCCGCAAGGCGGTCGGCGAGGTCGCGGTACCCGTGATCGCAGCGACCGCGACGACGGTAGCCGCGTTCGCGCCGCTGCTTTTCTGGCCGGGCATTGTGGGCGAATTCATGGGCTTCCTGCCCCGGACGCTGATCATCACCTTGTCGAGCTCGCTGTTCGTGGCGCTGGTGATCATCCCGGTGCTGTGCGCGCTGTTCCTGCGAGTGGACGCGGTCCACGACCACAGTCCGCGGGAGGTGCGGCCCCTGCGCCCGGCGGCGCGCTGGACGTTGATCGGGGCAGGTGCGCTCTTCGCCGCGATCGTCTTCTTGGTGAATCCGATTGCCGCGGTGCTGCTCGCGTCCACAGTCGCTGGGCTGTTCCTGCTTCACCACGCATTCCTCAAGCACGCCACGCGCTGGTTCCAGGAGCACGCTCTGCCGCTGCTGGTCGAGTGGTACGAAGACAGGTTGCGCTGGGCATTGGACCACCGGGTGAAGATCGTGCTCGGCACGATGGGCGTCTTCGTCGTGACCCTGGTTGCCTTCCGTGCGTTCAGCGCCGGCGTGGTCTATTTCCCCGAGGACATTCCGCCCGATCAGATCATCGTTCAGGTGGACGCTCCCACGGGCACCGCGGCCGGCTTCACCAATTCCGTGGCCGAGCGCCTGGAGGGCAGGCTGCGGGACGTCCCGGGCGTCACCGTGGACGAGGAATCCGTGGTCTCCACGATCGGTGGCGGCGGCCGCGGCGGCGGTGGGCAGGACGCCGGCACCATCCGCGTAAGCCTGATCGACTACCAGGATCGCGAGTACGACGCGTTCGAGACGATGAGTCAGCTGGAGGCGGCGCTCGTGCGGGGCATCGCCGGCGCCGACGTCACGGTCACCAAGCCGCAGAACGGGCCCAGCACCGGCGGCAAGCCCATTTCACTGGAGATCGTCGGCCCCGACCCGGAGGTGCTCGAGCGGTTGGCCGACGACGCCATGGCGCTCATCGAAGCATCGCCGGTAGCGGTCAAGCTACAGGGGCTGGAGAACGATCTGGACCAGTCGCGGCCGGAGCTGCGCGTGGAGATAGATCGCGCGCGCGCGGGGCTGTACGGCCTGTCCACCGGCGAGGTCGGCAACGCGATCCGCATGGCGGTGCAGGGAATCGAGGCGTCGAAGTTCCGCACGCCGGACGACGAGTACGACATCGTCGTGCGACTCGCCGAGGAGGACCGGGCCGACCTCGAGTCGCTGCGCAACCTGACCGTAGACGCCGACGGACAGCAGATCCCCCTGACCTCGTTGGCCACCTGGTCGGTGCAGGACGGCTACGGCGCTGTCTTGCGCAAGGACCTGGACCGCGTGGCTTCAATCAACTCGGACGTCGCCGCGGGCCAGAACACCAACGCCGTGCTGGCGGAGGTGCGCGGCGTGGTGAGCGACTTCTCGGCGGACCTGCCGGCGGGGTACTCGCTGCGTTTCGGCGGCCAGTCCGAGGACCAGGCGGAGGCGTCCGCGTTCCTGACGACCGCGTTCTTCTTCGCGCTGGCGTTGATCGCGCTGATCCTGATCTCGCAGTTCAACTCGGTGATCAAGCCTTTCATCATCCTGACCTCGGTCATCATGTCGACGGTCGGAGTGCTGGTGGGCCTCATGATCTTCCGCATGCCGTTCGGGATCATAATGACCGGCGTCGGAGTGATCTCGCTCGCGGGCATCGTCGTCAACAACGCGATCATCCTGATCGACTACATCGACATCCTGCGCGAGCGCGAGGGCATGGACCGGCGCGAGGCGCTGGTGGTGGGCGGCAAGACCCGCTTCCGGCCGGTGGTGCTGACGGCGATCACCACGGCGCTCGGACTGGTGCCGCTGGCGATAGGGCTGAACTTCGACTTCTTCGGCCTGTACGGTTCGCTCAGTCCCGAGATGTACTGGGGCGGCATCCAGGCCAAGTGGTGGGGTCCGATGGCGGTCGCGGTGATCGTGGGGATCCTGTTCGCCACGTTCCTGACGCTGGTCTTGGTACCCGTGATGTACTCCATCACCGACGACCTCGCCGACTGGTTCCGGGGCCACTACACCTACGCCGACGAAGTGGACGCCACCGGGACGGGCGGAAGCGGCGGCCAGGCCGACGAGGAGTACGATCGTCGGCCTGCGGGCGAGCGCGAGCCCGAGGCCGAGCAGGTTCCGGTGCTGGCGAGGACGCAGCTGCGACCAGGAGAGGCGTAG
- a CDS encoding efflux RND transporter periplasmic adaptor subunit, with protein MSFIDRRIAGVLVLGGAFALAGCGGGADDAEAATGSAGGAVDAAEFVRAVNVAVLPMLAESFTEYVTVTGEVEANRDVVVAAEEAGVIRQVYLDRGAHVGAGRAIAKIDDRVLTAQVRQARAAADLAQTTHERRKVLWEEEKIGSEIAYLEARSAAEQAAANLTTLEERLARTVVRAPFAGFLEDRMIEIGSNVAPGTPVARIVDTTPVKVVGGVPERFAADVANGREVLILFEVLGTQVDGVVSFVGSAVDDRSRTFPIEVRVENPAGTYKPEMSANIRLPVRSFDAAVVVPQDALIRDEEGFVVYVAVPDGAEGWVAEVRPVETGAAEADRVMVESGLQAGDLVIVLGQHRVSDGDRVTIVEDRGEESAEAESVPEVIE; from the coding sequence ATGTCGTTCATAGATAGAAGGATTGCGGGGGTCCTCGTGCTCGGCGGCGCCTTCGCGCTCGCCGGCTGTGGAGGTGGGGCCGACGACGCAGAGGCCGCTACCGGCTCCGCGGGTGGCGCGGTCGATGCAGCCGAGTTCGTACGCGCCGTCAACGTGGCCGTCCTGCCGATGCTGGCCGAGTCGTTCACGGAGTACGTGACGGTGACGGGCGAGGTGGAGGCGAACCGCGACGTGGTCGTCGCCGCCGAGGAAGCCGGCGTGATTCGCCAGGTCTACCTGGATCGCGGCGCCCACGTCGGCGCCGGCCGGGCCATAGCCAAGATCGACGATCGCGTCCTCACGGCTCAGGTACGGCAGGCGCGCGCGGCGGCGGACCTGGCGCAGACCACCCATGAGCGCCGCAAGGTGCTCTGGGAGGAGGAGAAGATCGGCTCGGAGATCGCCTACCTGGAGGCGCGTTCGGCGGCCGAGCAGGCCGCGGCCAACCTGACGACGCTCGAAGAACGACTCGCGCGCACCGTCGTGCGGGCCCCGTTCGCGGGGTTCCTGGAGGACCGCATGATCGAGATCGGCAGCAACGTCGCGCCGGGAACGCCGGTCGCGAGGATCGTGGACACGACGCCCGTCAAGGTGGTGGGCGGTGTGCCCGAGCGGTTCGCCGCGGACGTGGCCAATGGACGCGAAGTGTTGATCCTCTTCGAGGTGCTTGGCACCCAGGTGGACGGGGTCGTGTCCTTCGTGGGATCGGCGGTGGACGACCGTAGTCGGACGTTCCCCATCGAGGTGCGCGTCGAGAACCCGGCCGGCACGTACAAGCCGGAGATGAGCGCCAACATCAGGCTCCCCGTGCGGAGCTTCGACGCCGCGGTCGTGGTGCCGCAGGACGCGCTCATCCGCGACGAGGAAGGCTTCGTCGTGTACGTCGCAGTGCCCGACGGTGCGGAGGGCTGGGTGGCCGAGGTGCGCCCGGTCGAAACCGGCGCGGCGGAGGCCGATCGGGTCATGGTCGAGAGCGGCCTGCAGGCGGGCGACCTGGTGATCGTGCTCGGACAGCACCGCGTTTCCGACGGCGATCGCGTGACCATCGTGGAGGATCGGGGCGAGGAGTCGGCCGAGGCCGAATCGGTCCCGGAGGTGATCGAATGA
- a CDS encoding TolC family protein, translating to MLTLEEAIAIALESNRDLKTARLELRSAEGLVREAYGAFLPTLELTSGYTRNVLRQQGFLPAIIFNPDADPNEVIPVPFGSQNEWSFTALAEQNLFQPEVIVGAGAAGTFREVQNMGVRVRAHDVATRTRIAYFDVLLASEAERLSANSLARIEQTLRETEALFEAGLASEYDALRLRVERNNVEPDVRRAQDALAAAKRTLAVEMGMDAIDSLEVAGSLIDPGLLARADAGPAGTVAVSAVTAGGPLSVAGIEQPEARPVEDLLDIMRRQRADLQRLEMTRDLRKAEMRVEQVGYLPRIKVFGNYSVRAQEDGGLSFFGESERQRAETAAIGLEVSWPIFQGTQRLARIDQKRSALRLAETSYDLAYDQAENDVRTLYDRVIESRERAQAQGEAVQEAQRGFSIARAQFREGISGQLEVTDSELALRQSEFNYAQAAYDYLVARARLDQAVGVVPLVDTEEPLELPPTRLGRR from the coding sequence GTGCTTACGCTTGAAGAGGCGATCGCGATCGCGCTCGAGAGCAATCGCGACCTGAAGACCGCGCGGCTCGAGCTGCGCAGCGCGGAAGGACTGGTGCGAGAGGCGTACGGGGCGTTCCTCCCGACCCTGGAGTTGACGAGCGGCTACACGAGAAACGTGCTCCGGCAGCAGGGCTTCCTGCCGGCGATCATCTTCAATCCGGACGCCGACCCGAACGAGGTCATCCCGGTGCCGTTCGGCTCGCAGAACGAGTGGTCGTTCACCGCCCTCGCCGAGCAGAACCTCTTTCAGCCCGAAGTCATCGTGGGAGCCGGCGCCGCCGGCACCTTTCGCGAGGTCCAGAACATGGGCGTGCGCGTGCGCGCTCACGACGTCGCGACCCGCACCCGGATCGCCTACTTCGACGTATTGCTGGCCAGCGAGGCCGAACGCCTGAGCGCCAACAGCCTCGCCAGGATCGAGCAGACGCTGAGGGAGACCGAAGCGCTCTTCGAGGCGGGGCTCGCGTCCGAATACGACGCGCTTCGGCTGCGCGTCGAGCGCAACAACGTCGAGCCCGACGTGCGCCGCGCCCAGGACGCGCTGGCGGCCGCCAAGCGCACGCTCGCTGTCGAGATGGGCATGGACGCGATCGATTCGCTCGAGGTGGCCGGGTCGCTGATCGACCCCGGACTGCTGGCGCGCGCGGACGCCGGGCCGGCGGGTACCGTAGCGGTGTCGGCCGTCACGGCCGGCGGGCCTCTGTCGGTGGCGGGCATCGAGCAGCCGGAGGCGCGTCCGGTGGAGGATCTGCTGGACATCATGCGTCGCCAGCGGGCGGACCTGCAGCGCCTGGAGATGACGCGCGACCTCCGCAAAGCGGAGATGCGCGTGGAGCAGGTGGGATACCTGCCCAGGATCAAGGTGTTCGGCAACTACTCCGTGCGTGCCCAGGAGGACGGCGGGCTGTCGTTCTTCGGCGAGAGCGAGCGGCAGCGGGCGGAGACCGCGGCGATCGGGCTGGAGGTCTCGTGGCCGATCTTCCAGGGCACGCAGCGGCTGGCGCGCATCGACCAGAAGCGCTCGGCGCTGAGGCTGGCGGAGACCTCGTATGACCTGGCCTATGACCAGGCCGAGAACGACGTGCGCACGCTCTACGATCGGGTGATCGAATCGCGCGAGCGAGCGCAGGCGCAGGGGGAAGCCGTGCAGGAGGCGCAGCGGGGGTTCTCGATCGCCCGGGCGCAATTCCGCGAGGGCATCAGCGGGCAACTCGAGGTAACGGACTCGGAGCTCGCCCTGCGGCAGAGCGAATTCAACTACGCGCAGGCGGCCTACGACTACCTCGTGGCCCGTGCGCGACTGGACCAGGCGGTGGGAGTGGTGCCGCTGGTTGACACGGAGGAGCCTCTGGAGCTGCCTCCGACCCGACTGGGGAGGCGATAA
- a CDS encoding TetR/AcrR family transcriptional regulator: MGIAERRERERESLRTTILEAARDLLSEGGLDALSMRSIAKKIEYSPGTIYLYFRDKDDLIRNLVSEAMNLLLKYMRRALAEAGPEATPAEQHRATGYAYVRWAMENTAHFRVVFEIPGVARMVDCPEPEHEAMPDHESFDFITELLRRAVAVGELEIPEPRHGALVAWGLLHGLISLYLSGHLSHDVENAEAFQRLADAAIDSLYRGWLPRDGAARQSAASFLQKRTSSS, encoded by the coding sequence ATGGGCATTGCGGAACGACGGGAGCGCGAGCGCGAGAGCCTCCGGACGACCATCCTGGAGGCGGCGCGCGACCTGCTTTCCGAGGGCGGGCTGGACGCGCTTTCGATGCGATCCATCGCCAAGAAGATCGAGTATTCGCCGGGCACCATCTACCTGTACTTCCGGGACAAGGACGATCTGATCCGGAACCTGGTGTCGGAGGCGATGAACCTGCTGCTCAAGTACATGCGGCGGGCACTCGCGGAGGCGGGACCGGAGGCGACCCCCGCGGAGCAACACCGCGCCACGGGCTACGCCTATGTGCGCTGGGCGATGGAGAACACCGCACACTTCAGGGTGGTGTTCGAGATCCCCGGGGTCGCTCGGATGGTGGACTGTCCGGAGCCCGAACACGAGGCCATGCCGGACCACGAGTCCTTTGATTTCATCACCGAGCTGCTGCGGCGCGCGGTGGCCGTCGGTGAGCTCGAGATCCCCGAGCCGCGACACGGGGCACTGGTAGCCTGGGGCCTCCTGCACGGGCTGATTTCGCTGTACCTGTCCGGGCACCTGTCCCACGATGTCGAAAACGCGGAGGCGTTTCAGCGGCTGGCGGACGCGGCGATCGATTCCCTGTACCGAGGCTGGTTGCCACGGGATGGGGCCGCGCGGCAATCCGCCGCCTCCTTCCTTCAGAAGAGAACTTCATCCTCATGA
- a CDS encoding aminopeptidase P N-terminal domain-containing protein, whose translation MKSVDKNLSPASPAPDGDDLAEFLDRRERISGALGDRAALILPAAPQLRFGRDGELRYRPDPELYYLTGWRDAGAVAVIDPTDSEAPYRLFVAPRDPEVERWHGPGVGPEEAGGVFGADATLPLDELESHLAKAFGRLDRAYYRMGVGEGTDRAVLAGLARNRKARQRGGVGLRAVADPGHLLDPLRRVKSVREVERIRRAARVTAEAFEEARLAIRPGAGEWQVQAPLEAGFRSRGAAGPAFETIVAGGANAVVLHYTRNSARLADGEFVLIDAGAQLDLYAADVTRTWAVGGALGGAAAEMHEIVVRAQRAAITACRPGESEQSVHDAALAVLLEGAAALGLLPEERATGGDAAEHRDIIPHRTSHWLGLEVHDVGDYATPSGPVPLEPGMVLTVEPGLYVPLDHPTAPPELRGVGVRIEDDALITEAGADVLTAALDRAAGGD comes from the coding sequence ATGAAAAGCGTGGACAAGAACCTTTCTCCCGCCAGCCCGGCCCCCGACGGCGACGACCTCGCGGAGTTCCTGGACCGTCGCGAGCGGATCTCGGGAGCCCTGGGCGATCGCGCCGCGCTGATCCTGCCCGCGGCTCCGCAGTTGCGCTTCGGCCGCGACGGCGAGTTGCGCTATCGGCCCGACCCTGAGCTGTACTACCTGACGGGCTGGCGAGACGCGGGCGCCGTTGCGGTGATCGACCCGACCGACAGCGAGGCGCCGTACCGACTCTTCGTGGCCCCGCGCGATCCGGAAGTCGAGCGCTGGCACGGGCCCGGCGTTGGCCCGGAAGAGGCGGGCGGCGTCTTCGGCGCCGACGCCACCCTGCCGTTGGACGAGCTCGAGTCGCACCTCGCCAAGGCGTTCGGACGGCTGGACCGGGCGTACTACCGCATGGGCGTCGGAGAAGGTACCGACCGGGCCGTTCTGGCCGGTCTCGCGCGCAACCGCAAGGCCCGTCAGCGGGGCGGCGTCGGCCTGCGGGCGGTGGCGGACCCGGGCCATCTCCTGGACCCCCTGCGACGGGTGAAATCGGTCCGCGAGGTCGAGCGAATCCGCCGCGCCGCGCGGGTGACCGCCGAGGCGTTCGAGGAGGCCCGACTGGCGATCCGGCCCGGCGCCGGAGAGTGGCAGGTACAGGCGCCGCTCGAGGCCGGGTTCCGGTCGCGCGGTGCGGCCGGCCCGGCGTTCGAGACGATAGTCGCGGGCGGGGCGAACGCGGTCGTGCTGCACTACACGCGCAACTCCGCGCGCCTCGCCGACGGCGAGTTCGTGCTGATCGACGCCGGGGCGCAGTTGGACCTGTACGCGGCGGACGTGACGCGCACCTGGGCGGTCGGCGGAGCGCTCGGCGGAGCGGCGGCCGAGATGCACGAGATCGTGGTTCGCGCGCAGCGGGCGGCCATAACCGCGTGCCGGCCGGGGGAGAGCGAGCAGTCCGTGCACGACGCCGCCCTGGCCGTGCTGCTCGAGGGTGCCGCGGCGCTCGGGTTGCTGCCCGAAGAGCGGGCCACCGGGGGCGACGCGGCGGAGCACCGTGACATCATCCCGCACCGCACCTCTCACTGGCTGGGGCTGGAAGTTCACGACGTGGGCGACTACGCGACGCCGAGCGGCCCCGTGCCGCTCGAGCCGGGGATGGTGCTGACCGTGGAGCCCGGCTTGTACGTTCCGCTGGACCATCCAACGGCGCCCCCCGAGTTGAGGGGCGTGGGCGTACGCATCGAGGACGACGCGCTCATCACCGAGGCGGGCGCCGATGTGCTGACGGCCGCGTTGGACAGGGCGGCGGGCGGCGACTAG